Below is a window of Rhodoglobus vestalii DNA.
GTGGCGGCTGATCGAACTGGGTAATGATGGCGCCATCATCTTCGCGACGCATGATCGGAAGGACGTCAAGCAATGGTTCAGCCGAGAGCACGACACCGGCCGCGTGAACCCCCCACTGCCGCTTCAGCCCCTCGAGACCGACCGCAGTCTCGAAGACTTTGGCGGCGTCGGCGTCGGTATCGACGATCCCGCGAATATCTGCTGCCTCTTTGTAGCGTGCTGCGTCTTTGTTGCGCACGTCGCTGAGGGAAATGTCCTTACCCATAATTGCGGGCGGCATAGCCTTGGTGAGTTTCTCGCCTACCGAGTACGGCATCCCCAGCACGCGCGCAGAGTCCTTGAGCGCCTGCTTGGCCTTGATAGTGCCATAGGTGACGATCTGTGCGACCCGGTCGTCCCCATATTTTTCCGTGACGTAGCGGATGACTTCGCCTCGTCGCCGATCATCAAAGTCGACATCGACGTCGGGCATTGATACCCGCTCGGGGTTCAGAAACCGCTCAAAGATGAGCCCGTGCGCTAGCGGGTCTAGTTCGGTGATTCCCACCGCGTATGACGCCATCGAGCCAGCCGCAGAACCCCGACCTGGACCGACCCTAATGCCCTGTGCTTTAGCCCACTGGATGAAGTCGGCGACCACTAAGAAGTAGCCTGGGAACCCCATCTGCTGAATAACATCCACCTCATACTTCGCCTGTGCGAGATGCGCCTCAGACGGAACATTGTTGAAGCGCTTATTCATGCCACGGGCGACCTCCTTCTCAAACCACGTTGCTTCGGTCTCCCCCTCGGGCACGGGGAACCGGGGCATGAGGTCGCGACCCTCAAAGCTGATCTCACAGCGCTCCGCGATCAGCAGAGTGTTGTCACAGGCCTCGGGATGTTCGCGGAACAACGAACGCATCTCAGCCGCTGACTTGAGGTAGAACTCGTTCGAATCGAACTTGAAACGGTTGGGGTCATCAAGGGTCGAGGCTGACTGCACGCAGAGCAGCGCCGCATGAGCGGTGGCATCGTGGGAGTGCGTGTAGTGCAAGTCGTTGGTGGCTAGTAGCGGCATCCCCAGTTCCTTGGCGAGCCTGAGAAGGTCCTGCATCGTGCGACGCTCAATATCGATGCCGTGGTCCATGATTTCGGCGAAGAAATTCTCCTTGCCGAAAATGTCTTGAAAATCGGCAGCGGCCTGGCGCGCTTCGTCGTACTGACCGAGACGAAGTCTTGTTTGCACCTCGCCTCCGACACATCCGGTGGTGGCGATAATGCCTTTCGAGTACTGGCTGAGCAGCTCTCGGTCCATTCGGGGCTTAAAATAGAACCCCTCAATCGACGCCGTCGACGACATTCGGAACAGGTTGTGCATGCCCTCATTGTTTTGCGACAGCAAAGTCATGTGCGTATACGCACCGCTGCCGCCGACATCATCGCGAGTCTGATGGCTCCCGCCCCAGCGCACTCGCGTTTTATCTCCGCGAGCCGTGCCCGGCGTAATGTACGCCTCGGTCCCGATAATCGGTTTGATGCCACGCGCGGTGGCCGACTTCCAGAAGTCGTAGGCACCGAACATGTTGCCGTGATCGGTGATCGCAATCGCCGGCATGCCCTGTTCAACAGCGGCATCGAGCAATGGCCCGACACGCGCAGCACCGTCGAGCATCGAGTACTCGCTATGAACATGCAAATGCACAAACGAGTCGTTATTAGCAGCCACAGACACTCCGAATTCTTTCGAAATCAAGCCTAAGCCAGCGCCGCAAACAGACTCTAACTGACGCGCCCTAGTCGGTGCGAAGCACCTCAAGTGCAGCCTGAAGGTCAGACGGATATCGCGACGCGAACCGCACCTCTTCGCCGGTCGCTGGATGTGTGAAACCCAGTTTGTGGGCGTGCAGCCACTGGCGGGTCAGTCCAAGCTTGGCTGAAATCGTGGGGTCGGCCCCGTACATGCTGTCGCCGACACACGGATGCCGCTGCGCAGCCATGTGCACGCGGATTTGATGAGTGCGCCCGGTTTCAAGGTGAACTTCAACCAACGCAGCAGAAGGGAACGCTTCGAGCGTCTCGTAGTGAGTGATGGAGTCTTTGCCACCAGCAACAACAGCGAATTTCCAGCTCGACCCCGGATGCCGACCGATCGGAGCATCGATAGTTCCCGATAGTGGATCAGGATGCCCCTGCACAATTGCGTGATAGATCTTGTCTACTTGTCGATCGTGGAACGCACGTTTGAGGGCGGTGTACGCCACTTCCGACTTCGCGACAACCATCAGCCCACTTGTTCCCGCGTCAAGTCGGTGTACAATTCCCGCCCGCTCAGCAGCTCCCGACGTTGAGATTCGATATCCAGCGCCGGCGAGAGCTCCCAGCACGGTAACGCCATCCCATCCAACCGATGGGTGGGATGCGATCCCGGGAGGTTTGTCGACAACGACAATGTGCTCATCGTTGTAAATGATGCCCAGACTGTCAAGCACAACCGGAACGATCTGTGGTTCTGATTTGGAGACCCAGGATACTTCGAGCCAGGCAGCTGCGGCGAGACGGTCAGACTTACCCACTTCCACCCCATCCATTCTCACTCCCCCTGCTTGTGCGACTTCCGCGGCAAAGGTGCGTGAGAATCCAAGGAGCTTCGCTAGAGCGGCGTCTACGCGCTGCCCAGCGAGCCCTTCAGGAACCGGCATATTACGGGTTTCCACTACTGCTCCTCGAATTTCTCACTGGTGAAGGTGTGGTCATAGCAAAAGCCGCCAGCAGCGGCGGCGGAGCGGAAGCTCTCACCGGGCTGCTGACGGCGTATGCGAAAAACTAGTTGCTCGAGAAACCGGTGAAGCTTGCCGGGGGCTGCTGTGCCGGCTGCGGGGCTGCGAAGCCTTGAGAGGGCATGTGACCACCTGCTGGCTGCGCAAGGGGAGCAGGCTGCTGACTCGCAGGCGTTTGGGGTTGCGGTGTTTCGGGTTGCGATGTTTCAGGTTGCGCTCCGGCCGACACAAGGTTGGCGGAGTCAAGCTCGTGGAGCTGACCTTCAATGTAGCTCTTGAGCTTTTCGCGATACTCCCGCTCAAAGCTGCGCAGGGAGTCGATGCGTGCCTCAATCGCTTCACGCTCTTGCTTGAGCGAACCCAGTTGGGCACGTTGTTCAGACTCCGCGTCGGCAACGAGTCCGGCAGCAGATGCCTGACCTTCGGCAATCAAAGCGTCGCGTTTGGCTACGCCTTCACGCACGTGTTCTTCGTGCAGGCGGCGCGCGAGCTGGAGCAAGTTATTGGTGCTGTTGGTGTCGTCGAGAGCAGAGGAAGCTGGCTCCGGAGCGGAAACTGCTGGCACGGCAGGTGCCGGAGCGCTCTCGATTGCCGCAGCCGCAGACGCCGGCGGCGGTGCGTTGCTGACCGACGACTGCTCGTGTGAACGGGACTCGGCGGCAGTGAGACGCTGACGGAGCTCCTCGTTTTCCTGATTCAGACGGCGCAGCTCAACGACGATCTCGTCGAGAAAATCGTCGACATCATCTTGGTCGTAGCCCTCGCGGAACTTCGTTGATTCAAACCGTTTATTGACCACATCTTCTGGAGTCAAAGTCATTTGCTCTACCTCTAAAACTTTCTTTCAACGTATACACAACGTTTAACGTTCGAGTCACATCGTAATGATGAAACCTGATTAGATTCCGCATGTCTTCTGATAAGGGTACATCTGCACCCGTCGGTTCTAAAAGCCCCGTAACACAGAGGTCAGAATAATGCAGACAAGCATGACTAACATCCACGACAAATCGAGGGCTCCGTTGCCGATTCGAATCATCGGGACAACCTTGCGAACGGCTTTGATTGGTGGGTCGGTGATCGTAAAAACTGCTTCAGAAAGCACGAGTCCGAAACCGCTGGGGCGCCACCCGCGCGCGAAGACGACAACGAGATCGAGAATAAATCGACCCCACATAGCAAACATGAAAAGGGTGATGGCGTAATAAGCCACCAAGGCAATAATCGAAACCGGGTTCACAGTTCTAGGTTACCCGCCAAAACCGTTTACGATGCTCACAGTTCCCGCAGGGCAAAAGATCGACCTGCTCCCGTGCGAGATCCCTAATCAGCTAATCCGCACCGGGTGCAGCTACTGGGCAAAGAACGAGGCGTCAACGTCAGACTCAACCTCAGCCTGCTCACCACTGACCACTACGTGTGCTGGTGAAAGCAGGAAGACTTTGCTCGTTACCCGTTCGATTTTCCCGTATAGCCCCTGCGAGAGTCCGCTTGCGAAGTCGACTAGGCGACGAGCATCCGACTCGCTCATCTGCGAGAGATTGATGATCACCGGGATGCCCTCGCGAAAGTTCTCCGCAATAAGTTGAGCGTCTTTGTACTGTCGTGGATGCACTGTTAAAATCTCGTTCATCTCTGCCTCCGCAGTGCTGGGTGCAGCGCGACGCAACGGGGTAACGGGCGCGCGGTTAGAGCTCGCTGGTGGGTGTGTCGCGGTGACGGGGGCAACCGGTGAAACCGGGCCCTGCCGGTCTTCGTAGTCTTCATCGGCGAGGCCGAGGTAGACCATTGTCTTGCGCAGTGGGTTGGCCATGATAATCCTCCGAATGGTGAAACTTCTGCTTCGAGATTAACCATGGTCGGGTCGTTTTCCCGTGATTGCCGTCCCAATGCGAAGGTGTGTCGCGCCTTCGGCTATGGCTTCAGCGAAGTCCCCTGACATTCCCATTGAGAGTGCCTGGGCATCCGGATGCCGTGCCGCGATACCTTCAGATAGGGAGCGCAGTGCAGAAAACGCTGGCCGAGGGTCCTCACCCAGCGGCGCAACAGTCATCAGGCCTCGGAGTTTCAGCCCAGCGGCGTTCTCGACGCGGTCGACGAAGCTATCGAGATCGCCTAGAAGCACTCCCCCGCGACCCTGGTCGTCGGTGAGATTCACCTGCACGAACGCGTCAAGCGGAACGACAGACTCGTCATTGGTGAGTGCAGTGATCAGGGAATCGCGATCAACCGAGTGGATAGCGTCGCAGTAGGCCCGCACCTGACGTGCCTTCTTGCTTTGCAGCTGGCCCACGAAACTCCAGCGTGCATCGAGGTCTGAAAGCGCAGCAACTTTTGGTTGAGCTTCCTGATGACGACTCTCACCGAAATCACGAACGCCGAGATCGTACAACTCGCGCACGAGAGAGGCAGGATGAAACTTGGTGACAACGATTCGGGTGATCAACGCGGGATCACGAGATGCTTGGCGCGCGGCATCCGCAATCTGGTCATCGATAGTGCTGAGTCGTTGGCCCAGAGAGGGCAGGTCAGGCATGACTGCTACTTCAAGAAGTCAGGCACGTCGAGATCGTTGTCGTTCTCTGCGTCATCGTCGAAACTGCGGTCGATTGTTGCCGCGGGCACCACCGCGGGCTGCGACTTCCACTCCGTGTCTCTGTCGGCTGGTTTTTCTGCGGCGACGATGTGCTCGGCCGATGCTTCAGGGACAACATAGTTGGTGCGGCGGCCTTCGGCAGGCTTCGAGGAAGGCTCGCCACCGTCGAATCCTGCCGCGATGACAGTTACCCGCACCTCGTCACCGAGAGTGTCGTCAATGACGGCGCCGAAAATAATGTTGGCTTCAGGGTGCACCGCCTCCTGAACGAGTCGTGCAGCATCGTTGATCTCGAAAATACCGAGGTTGGACCCGCCCTGAATGGACAGCAAAACGCCATGTGCTCCATCGATGCTGGCTTCAAGAAGCGGCGAAGCTACTGCGAGCTCAGCTGCCTTGATGGCGCGGTCGGCTCCCCGCGCGGAACCGATTCCCATGAGCGCAGAGCCTGCGCCCTGCATCACCGATTTGACGTCGGCAAAGTCAAGGTTGATCAGACCGGGAGTGGTGATGAGGTCGGTGATTCCCTGAACGCCGGCAAGAAGAACTTGATCGGCGGTCGCGAACGCTTCGAGCATGCTGATGCCGCGGTCACTGATTTCAAGGAGACGGTCATTCGGGACGACGATGAGGGTGTCAACTTCGTTCTTGAGAGCATCAACGCCAACCTCTGCCTGCGAGGAACGTCGCTTGCCTTCGAATCCGAACGGTTTGGTGACAACACCGATGGTGAGCGCACCAATTGATTTGGCTATCCTCGCCACTACCGGAGCGCCGCCGGTACCGGTTCCGCCACCCTCGCCAGCGGTAACAAACACCATGTCCGCACCTGCGAGGGCTTCTTCGATCTCTTCGGCATGGTCCTCTGCAGCACGGCGGCCGACCTCGGGGTCAGCGCCTGCGCCGAGCCCACGGGTTAGTTCACGACCGACGTCGAGTTTGACGTCGGCGTCGCTCATGAGCAGCGCCTGGGCGTCGGTATTGATCGCAATGAACTCGACGCCTCGCAGGCCAAGCTCGATCATTCGGTTGACGGCGTTAACTCCGCCACCACCGATGCCGACTACCTTGATGACGGCGAGGTAGTTCTGGTTTGATGTCACGTTCGGCCTCCACTGGAAACTATCAACCTCGACTTGAGGTTTAAAGTTATGCTCAGTATGTATTTCTTGAGTTGAGAGTATGCGGACAGTGAGCCGGGCAGACGCACCGCCCGCCGCGTGTCGGAAAGTGTTCGGTCAATTCGCGGCAGAATGACCCACGACAGCCCACCATTCAGTCGAGTACCGACTAGCTGGGGCGGAAAATACCATTGCTGGGAGCCGAAACATCGAATTCGCCTGCCCGGCCCGCATCCGTGAGTGAAATCAACCGCGCCAGCAGTGCGGCCTTTCGGGCAGAGTCACTTGCGCTGCCCCACACCACACGTTGACCAACGCCAGACAGCACAAAAGAAACGTCGTCTTTCGTTGTGGCCGTTGCGCTCACAACCTGCCCCCCGACATCAGCCGGTAGCGAAAGGAGCACCTCGGTAACCGCCGCAAATGCCGGGCTTGAGGTATCCGCTCCCCCGACAGAAATAACGGGTACGCCCTCGATGTTCTCTGCAGACTCCTGAATCGTGATGCCCGCTGGATCAACCAAACGAAACACCCCGTCAACCTGCACAGAGCCGATCGGCTCGCGTTCAACGACATGAACGAGAAGAGTGTCAGGGGGAACAATTTCGGTGACGTAACTGCGGATCAGAGGAAAAACCGATAGCTCCTCGGTGATCGCGTCAAAATCGAGAAGCGCCAGCGGTGTGCCCGTATAGATTTCAACGGCTGCCTGAATCTCGGCCGGATCGATGCGGTTGGTTCCATCGACAACGACCGTCCGCAACGACAGGATTGGCGAAAACACTGCGACCGCGATCAGGCCAAACAGGGCTGTCACTACACCGACGGCCGAAAGAAGCACGACCTTGCGATGTCGCGCACGCCGAGTAAAACGCCGCAGTTCAGCTCGCTCTGCACGCCGTCGAGCGCGTGCTGCCTGCCGGAGTTGTTTTTTGGCCAAAGCATCGGCACTCGGGGCACGCGCACGCAACCGCGGCCTCGGTGCGCGCTCAGCTTGAGGCGCATCCGCGACACGGAATTCCGCGCCCCGGACCGATCCGGAACGGACGGGCCGAGATGTCATCGGCGTCGTTTTCGATTGGGGTTGCGCACTTTCACTAGCACGCTTGCGCTGAGACTTGGCGCTCGGCGGCGATGAGTCGACAACAGACTTATCGAAACCCTCAGGCCTCTTCACTCGGGACCCGATCCGTGACCGTCGGCGAAACCGGAACCCTCTCCCCTGGATCCCCCAGCGCTGCAACAAGCTGCGGAATAATTCGGTATACATCACCACAGCTCAGCGTCATCACGATGTCGCCCTCGTTCGCCAGCTCGGCTACACGCAGCGCAGCCAATTGCCAATCCGGAACAAAATCGACCCGCGTAGCATCCGCAAACTGCGACGACACAAGCTCGCCCGTAACGCCAGGAATCGGATCCTCGCGAGCACCAAACACATCGAGAACCACCGTGTGGTCGGCGAGTCGCTCATAAACCTCCGCGAACTCGGTCGCCATGTCACGCGTGCGACTGAAGAGATGAGGTTGGTGTACAGCGATCAGCTTGCCGCTGCCAAGGACGCTTCGGGCTCCGCTAAGCGCTGCCTCGACCTCGGTCGGATGATGAGCGTAGTCATCGTAAACGCTCACACCACCAACAACCGCGTGAAGCTCAAAACGCCGCTGAGTTCCCGCGAAACTCGACACCGCGTGGACCGCTCCGTCGAGCTCGAATCCGAGACTGACGAGAACTGCGATCGCTCCGGTTGCGTTCACCGCATTGTGTCGACCAGGAACCGACAATTGAACTCTCGCTTCACGGCCAGCCACAGCGATCGAGAAAGCAACTGGCCCCTCTGTCGTCAACGAATGCATTCGCACCGTCGCATCCTCAGCTTCGCCGAAGGTCACGATATTTTTGTGGGTGAGCCGGTTTGTGACACGAATCGCGCCAGCATCATCACTCGACACCACAACGGCCTCTGAAGCGCCAGCGGCAAACTCCACAAACGCATCATCGAAAGCCTCATGGGAGCCATAGTGATCCAGATGGTCGGCATCGACATTGGTGATTACCGCAATCGCCGTGGAATACAACAAAAACGAGCCATCTGACTCATCGGCTTCAACAACAAAAAGGTCGTCAGCTCCTGAACCGGAGCTAGTTCCGAGCCCCTGAATAACACCCCCGTTAACAAAGCTGGGCGATGACCCCAGCTCGCGAAGCCCAGTAATGATCATGCCGGTAGAGGTGGTCTTACCATGAGCTCCCGCGACAGCAACTAGTCGACGATCTCCCACTAGCCACGCCAGCGCCTGGGATCGATGCAACACCGGGATACCGCGGACTACAGCCGCAAGATACTCCGGATTATCTGGCCAGAGCGCACCCGTGTACACCAGCGCGTCGGCCGAGCCAAGATGAGCAGCATCGTGCCCAATGTTGATCGTTGCACCCGCCGCCCGCAGCGCCTCAATCGTCGCGTTGGAGGAGCGATCTGATCCCGTGACGGCGATTCCGGCATCCAGAAACATTCGAGCAATACCGCTCATGCCCGATCCCCCGATGCCCACAAAGTGGGCCGACGTGAGGGGGCCAGGTAGCGCCATAGTGAGGTCAGGGAAGATCATAATGTCAATGGTAGATCGCGGCCGAGGGCCCGATCGACGAGTTCGAGCATGCGATCAGTTCCATCCAACGACCCTATCGTCGACGCCCGCGCAGCCATATCAGCGATTTCTGCACGCCTGCGGAGCAACGGAACCAACTCAGCAGATATCCACTGGTCAGTGAAATGTGCGTCGGCGACCACGATCGCGGCCCCAGCATCCGTTGCGGTGCGCGCGTTGTATTTTTGTTCACCGTTGCCTACGGGATACGGAACATAAATAGCCGGTACGCCCAGCCCGGTCAGTTCGGCAACGGTCGACGTTCCGGCTCGGGCGATCGCCAAATCAGCCGAAGCCAGCGCTAGCTCCATGCGATTGCAATACTTGATGACGACATACCCCCGCAGACCGGGATCATCAACACCATCACGGTACTCCCCGGTGATATGGAGGACCTGCCATCCTGCCCCCAAAATTCGGGCCACCGAACCCGCGACCGTATCGTTAATGCGCTTCGCGCCCGACGAACCGCCCGTGACCAATAACGTCGGCTTGTGAGGATCAAGCCCGAAGAAATCGTCTGCCTCAGCGCGCGCAGCAAATCGATCTAGGGTCTCGATTTCGGCTCGAAGCGGCATCCCCACGACGACACCGCCGCGAATGCGCGTGCGATCAAAAGCAGTCCCGACGAAGGAAGTGAAGAGCGAACCCAGGCGATTAGCCATTCCCGGCCGACTATTCGCCTCGTGAATCACCAGGGGTACGCCAGCCTTACGAGCTCCGAGGTACGCCGGCGCGGCTACATAGCCACCAAAGCCGACAACAACATCCACACCGCGCTCAACAATGAGTTCCGCAACCTGGACGATCGTTTCATGGAGACGACGGGGAAAATTTAGAGCCGCGCGATTGGGTCGTCGTGGAAACGGGAGTTTGTCGATCGTCAGCAACTCAAACGCCCTCTCCGGGACCAGACGGGCCTCCAGGCCCTCCGCGGTGCCCAGTACCAGCACTTCGGCATCCGGCTCGCGCACACGAATTCGCTCAGCCACAGCCAGAAGAGGGTTCACATGACCGGCAGTTCCTCCACCAGCAAGCAAATAAGTCGTCATTGCCTACCTCGTGCCCGACTAGCCGCCATCATGCGGGAGCGGTCAGCCGCAGACTGTGCTGGAGGTGCTGCAGACGAAGTTGTTGGCGGCTCTGGCCGATTGCCAGCTCGCGCGAACGACAACACAATTCCGATAGCGAGCAGTGTTGCGATCAGAGCCGAACCGCCAGTAGAAATGAGCGGCAACGGAACCCCGAGCACCGGGAGCACACCCAGGACCACCGCAAAGTTCACAAAGGCCTGACCCACCGTCCACACCATCACTCCCGCCGTGGCGATGCGCACAAAACTATCGTTGGTCGAACGAATAATGCGGATAAAACCGATCG
It encodes the following:
- a CDS encoding RluA family pseudouridine synthase; its protein translation is METRNMPVPEGLAGQRVDAALAKLLGFSRTFAAEVAQAGGVRMDGVEVGKSDRLAAAAWLEVSWVSKSEPQIVPVVLDSLGIIYNDEHIVVVDKPPGIASHPSVGWDGVTVLGALAGAGYRISTSGAAERAGIVHRLDAGTSGLMVVAKSEVAYTALKRAFHDRQVDKIYHAIVQGHPDPLSGTIDAPIGRHPGSSWKFAVVAGGKDSITHYETLEAFPSAALVEVHLETGRTHQIRVHMAAQRHPCVGDSMYGADPTISAKLGLTRQWLHAHKLGFTHPATGEEVRFASRYPSDLQAALEVLRTD
- a CDS encoding DivIVA domain-containing protein; this translates as MTLTPEDVVNKRFESTKFREGYDQDDVDDFLDEIVVELRRLNQENEELRQRLTAAESRSHEQSSVSNAPPPASAAAAIESAPAPAVPAVSAPEPASSALDDTNSTNNLLQLARRLHEEHVREGVAKRDALIAEGQASAAGLVADAESEQRAQLGSLKQEREAIEARIDSLRSFEREYREKLKSYIEGQLHELDSANLVSAGAQPETSQPETPQPQTPASQQPAPLAQPAGGHMPSQGFAAPQPAQQPPASFTGFSSN
- a CDS encoding YggT family protein is translated as MNPVSIIALVAYYAITLFMFAMWGRFILDLVVVFARGWRPSGFGLVLSEAVFTITDPPIKAVRKVVPMIRIGNGALDLSWMLVMLVCIILTSVLRGF
- a CDS encoding cell division protein SepF; its protein translation is MANPLRKTMVYLGLADEDYEDRQGPVSPVAPVTATHPPASSNRAPVTPLRRAAPSTAEAEMNEILTVHPRQYKDAQLIAENFREGIPVIINLSQMSESDARRLVDFASGLSQGLYGKIERVTSKVFLLSPAHVVVSGEQAEVESDVDASFFAQ
- a CDS encoding YggS family pyridoxal phosphate-dependent enzyme codes for the protein MPDLPSLGQRLSTIDDQIADAARQASRDPALITRIVVTKFHPASLVRELYDLGVRDFGESRHQEAQPKVAALSDLDARWSFVGQLQSKKARQVRAYCDAIHSVDRDSLITALTNDESVVPLDAFVQVNLTDDQGRGGVLLGDLDSFVDRVENAAGLKLRGLMTVAPLGEDPRPAFSALRSLSEGIAARHPDAQALSMGMSGDFAEAIAEGATHLRIGTAITGKRPDHG
- the ftsZ gene encoding cell division protein FtsZ: MTSNQNYLAVIKVVGIGGGGVNAVNRMIELGLRGVEFIAINTDAQALLMSDADVKLDVGRELTRGLGAGADPEVGRRAAEDHAEEIEEALAGADMVFVTAGEGGGTGTGGAPVVARIAKSIGALTIGVVTKPFGFEGKRRSSQAEVGVDALKNEVDTLIVVPNDRLLEISDRGISMLEAFATADQVLLAGVQGITDLITTPGLINLDFADVKSVMQGAGSALMGIGSARGADRAIKAAELAVASPLLEASIDGAHGVLLSIQGGSNLGIFEINDAARLVQEAVHPEANIIFGAVIDDTLGDEVRVTVIAAGFDGGEPSSKPAEGRRTNYVVPEASAEHIVAAEKPADRDTEWKSQPAVVPAATIDRSFDDDAENDNDLDVPDFLK
- a CDS encoding FtsQ-type POTRA domain-containing protein; the protein is MTSRPVRSGSVRGAEFRVADAPQAERAPRPRLRARAPSADALAKKQLRQAARARRRAERAELRRFTRRARHRKVVLLSAVGVVTALFGLIAVAVFSPILSLRTVVVDGTNRIDPAEIQAAVEIYTGTPLALLDFDAITEELSVFPLIRSYVTEIVPPDTLLVHVVEREPIGSVQVDGVFRLVDPAGITIQESAENIEGVPVISVGGADTSSPAFAAVTEVLLSLPADVGGQVVSATATTKDDVSFVLSGVGQRVVWGSASDSARKAALLARLISLTDAGRAGEFDVSAPSNGIFRPS
- the murC gene encoding UDP-N-acetylmuramate--L-alanine ligase; amino-acid sequence: MIFPDLTMALPGPLTSAHFVGIGGSGMSGIARMFLDAGIAVTGSDRSSNATIEALRAAGATINIGHDAAHLGSADALVYTGALWPDNPEYLAAVVRGIPVLHRSQALAWLVGDRRLVAVAGAHGKTTSTGMIITGLRELGSSPSFVNGGVIQGLGTSSGSGADDLFVVEADESDGSFLLYSTAIAVITNVDADHLDHYGSHEAFDDAFVEFAAGASEAVVVSSDDAGAIRVTNRLTHKNIVTFGEAEDATVRMHSLTTEGPVAFSIAVAGREARVQLSVPGRHNAVNATGAIAVLVSLGFELDGAVHAVSSFAGTQRRFELHAVVGGVSVYDDYAHHPTEVEAALSGARSVLGSGKLIAVHQPHLFSRTRDMATEFAEVYERLADHTVVLDVFGAREDPIPGVTGELVSSQFADATRVDFVPDWQLAALRVAELANEGDIVMTLSCGDVYRIIPQLVAALGDPGERVPVSPTVTDRVPSEEA
- a CDS encoding UDP-N-acetylglucosamine--N-acetylmuramyl-(pentapeptide) pyrophosphoryl-undecaprenol N-acetylglucosamine transferase codes for the protein MTTYLLAGGGTAGHVNPLLAVAERIRVREPDAEVLVLGTAEGLEARLVPERAFELLTIDKLPFPRRPNRAALNFPRRLHETIVQVAELIVERGVDVVVGFGGYVAAPAYLGARKAGVPLVIHEANSRPGMANRLGSLFTSFVGTAFDRTRIRGGVVVGMPLRAEIETLDRFAARAEADDFFGLDPHKPTLLVTGGSSGAKRINDTVAGSVARILGAGWQVLHITGEYRDGVDDPGLRGYVVIKYCNRMELALASADLAIARAGTSTVAELTGLGVPAIYVPYPVGNGEQKYNARTATDAGAAIVVADAHFTDQWISAELVPLLRRRAEIADMAARASTIGSLDGTDRMLELVDRALGRDLPLTL